Below is a genomic region from Nitrospira sp..
TTGCACTAGCAACGCTATGGTAGTAAAACGATTCCCTTCCAGGTCTTTCTATGGCGCACACACAACCGGTACGATTTAACCCTAAGACGTTTCTTGCCAAAGTCGGCAATGGAAAAACCACGCTGAATCCTGAGAAGCTTGGGGTTCTATTTTCCCAAGGGGATGCGGCCAACGCCGTGTTCTATATTCAGAAAGGCCGGGTCAAACTCACGGCGGTTTCTGCGCAGGGGAAAGAAGCGGTGATCGGGATTCTTGAGCAAGGGGCCTTTTTCGGCGAGGGCTGTCTTGCCGGTCAACTGGTGTGCGTCGCGACCGCGACGGCTCTGGACGCATCGACGGTCGCGCGGATCGACAAGGTTGCCATGATGCGTGTATTGCACGACGAGCCCGCTTTCGCCGCGCTATTCATGGCCTATCTGTTGTCTCATAGTATTCGCGTCCAGGAGGATCTGGTCGATCGTCTCTTTAATTCGGCTGAGAAGCGGCTGGCGCATACCCTCCT
It encodes:
- a CDS encoding Crp/Fnr family transcriptional regulator, producing the protein MAHTQPVRFNPKTFLAKVGNGKTTLNPEKLGVLFSQGDAANAVFYIQKGRVKLTAVSAQGKEAVIGILEQGAFFGEGCLAGQLVCVATATALDASTVARIDKVAMMRVLHDEPAFAALFMAYLLSHSIRVQEDLVDRLFNSAEKRLAHTLLLMAHFGKEGQPSLVIPKISQEMLAGMVGTTRSRVSFFMKRFKQFGFIEYNAGLHVHSSLLNVVLHD